One window from the genome of Solea solea chromosome 2, fSolSol10.1, whole genome shotgun sequence encodes:
- the pla1a gene encoding phospholipase A1 member A, producing the protein MSLEYKKTLVLLCVFMVCITSTVVGSEEKQEEAAEEEDGNDCADFNSTSWRQYREQGDRQQVQYLLLTRRNMDCAQTFNQKSLDTQLSYFNTSHPTKVIIHGFRALGSKPSWVKELAQALLRVQDVNVLVVDWVHGASFAYNLVVEKYKEVALQISVLINQLQKHGCKLESFHFIGVSLGAHVAGFVGTLFEGKIGRITGLDPAGPMFKRANTFDRLDPSDAQFVDAIHTDSDYFGISIPVGHVDFFLNGGKDQVGCTRSRFSTILVYIPVYGYVICDHMRALHVYMSALSGSCPLKGIPCSSYEDFKRGQCVDCGVFKGTCPTIGLSENSGLTTSPLPKEQKLFLLTTSSPPFCAHHILLQLEVSPLDRSAEVEVTLRTESQWTEKTFRLQTSTTSYTAVLAHPVPLCQIASIELKNTGSRFYRQGDIHFKSVCLSEFPSLRREDPLCVNNINVRRGSLWSHDFVQVCGFF; encoded by the exons ATGAGCCTGGAATACAAGAAAaccctcgtcctcctctgtgttttcatggTCTGCATCACATCGACGGTGGTGG GTTCAGAGGAGAAACAGGAGGAGGCGGCGGAAGAAGAAGACGGCAACGACTGTGCCGACTTCAACAGCACGTCATGGCGTCAGTACAGAGAGCAGGGAGACAGACAGCAGGTCCAGTATCTGCTGCTGACCAGGAGGAACATGGACTGCGCACAGACGTTCAACCAGAAGTCTCTCGACACGCAGCTCTCCTACTTCAACACCTCCCACCCGACAAAAGTCATCATCCACGGGTTCAg GGCCTTGGGCAGTAAACCGTCCTGGGTGAAGGAGTTGGCCCAGGCTCTGCTCAGGGTGCAGGATGTGAACGTGTTGGTGGTGGACTGGGTCCACGGCGCCTCCTTCGCCTACAACCTGGTGGTGGAGAAGTACAAGGAGGTGGCACTGCAGATCTCTGTGCTCATCAACCAGctgcag AAACACGGATGTAAGCTGGAGTCCTTCCACTTCATTGGCGTCAGTCTCGGGGCTCACGTCGCCGGTTTTGTCGGGACTCTCTTTGAGGGGAAGATCGGACGAATCACGG GTCTCGACCCTGCTGGACCCATGTTTAAAAGAGCCAACACCTTTGACCGACTGGACCCGTCTGACGCTCAGTTTGTCGACGCCATTCACACGGACTCCGACT ATTTTGGCATCTCCATCCCTGTGGGTCATGTGGATTTCTTCCTGAATGGAGGGAAGGACCAGGTGGGATGTACTCGCTCCAGGTTTTCCAcca TTCTCGTCTACATTCCAGTGTATGGCTATGTGATATGTGACCACATGAGGGCGCTGCATGTCTACATGAGCGCTCTGAGCGGCTCGTGCCCTCTGAAGGGAATCCCTTGCTCCAGCTATGAGGACTTCAAGAGGGGACAGTGTGTGGACTGTGGCGTCTTCAAGGGGACATGTCCAACTATag gtttaTCAGAGAACAGTGGGTTGACCACGTCTCCACTCCCCAAAGagcagaagcttttcctgctcACGACGTCTTCACCACCTTtctgtg ctCATCACatcctgctgcagctggaggTTTCTCCTCTGGATAGAAGTGCGGAGGTGGAGGTGACACTGAGGACAGAGAGCCAGTGGACGGAGAAGACGTTCAGGCT tcagACGTCTACGACGTCGTACACGGCGGTGTTGGCTCACCCGGTGCCTCTGTGTCAGATCGCCTCCATAGAGCTGAAGAACACAGGCTCTCGCTTCTACAGACAAGGAGACATCCACTTcaagtctgtgtgtctgtctgagttCCCCTCactcag gCGAGAAGATCCGCTGTGTGTGAACAACATCAATGTCAGACGTGGATCTCTGTGGTCACATGACTTTGTGCAGGTCTGTGGCTTCTTCTGA